One window from the genome of Paenibacillus azoreducens encodes:
- a CDS encoding WIAG-tail domain, with amino-acid sequence MKKKDSKRSDRAGKRRYYMDNPNFHELEMINEKKASPSMAKRDANIQIRSIVAEQIQETEVAAQSEEGNKEDLDIKSEGIGETAAEGANEALEQEEKGYIRPTLEDVEQIIAEKQLPDSAQPFIYTEDLSDGAVVTSKIALRAVDSARLMPGAVDGEAIADYAVTHIHLADGAVTASKIAPLSITEEHLANHAFSGNKIRDFSIGGEKLREGSISSDKLQDKAIASDKIADGSIHSRHLAGLVISSELIQEQAVIDRKIASASIRTHHLVNEAIDTSKLADGAVTASKIRDGGITGTKIMKGSLEGIHLREQSLTGDLLADGAIGSEQIAEGSIGASHLSDGSVISSHLRKGAVTSDKIAPSAVTGIHVGEGAIRGSHIGAGEITASHIAERSIGSGKLEELSIGTAHILEQSITSSKIADQSILPSKIANEAVQNRHLTQGAIQEPQIAPDAVTGRHIRHGEIRGEHLAKESVESSHLRQSSILESHIGQHAVKGKHIANEAVGVYQLQPGSVTVEKLANASVTGEKLASGSVGGDALAVEGVGGEHIRIAAVGKRHLAALSVDSDTIMDEAVSTRHISKGAITAKHLQPGAVGAEILSKESVTSDHIAAGSIQSKHLNRLIVTPVHLEDYAVTSPKLSPESVATDKIQDMAVTSSKLADGSVSSSKIAKGAVGREHVAEGAIQSSAIEDGAVGFRHLAPQSVGARQLQPGVVEECHLAAESVNSEAIKDGSITALHLAVEAVGSINLQQNSVQSVHIHEKSVQQKHIATEAVAQRHLAPQSVGAEQLQPGTVEECHLRKGAVTSDKIAPSAVTGIHFAEGTIKGSHIGTGEITANHIAERSIGSGKLEELSIGTAHILEQSITSSKIADQSILAGKLADEAVQNRHLTQGAIQEPQIAPGAVTGKHIRYGEICGEHLAEESVESSHLRQSSILEDHIGQHAVHEKHIANEAVGANQLQPGSVTAEKLADASVTVEKLANGSITGEKLAPGSIGGDALALEGVGGEHIRAAAVGKHHLAALSVDSDAMMDEAVSTRHISKGAITADHLQPDSIQSVHLHEKSVEQKHIATGAVVQQHLAPQSVGAEQLQPGIVEESHLRNGAVTSDKIAPSAVTGIHFAEGTIRGSHIGAGEITASHIAERSVGSGKLEELSIGTAHILEQSITSSKIAQGAIGREHVAEGAVHALAIEDGAVGFRHLAPQSVGTEQLQAGVVEERHLAAGSVNSEAIKDGSITALHLAVEAVGGINLQQDSVRSLHLHEKSVQQRHIASSAIVQRHLAPQSVGTEQLQPGSIEAEHLTEGAVYGEAIQDGAVTHEKLGLESVGSGQLIPESIAAYHLQGGAVQEHHLADDSVNGNHLAAESVGSHHLQAESITEQHLTVGAVSGEALQKEAVTADKIAPNSIGNGHIQPQSVSSTQLQERAVQKCHIAPGAIDYRHLAAESVGETQLQPGIIGEQHLTCGAVNTEVLGDGAVTAEKLAESSVGSAHIQSGSIMARHLAPGTIQGESLRDGTIIAAKIAPGAIGSSHIQPESIRPLHLQAESIQEWHLQKDSVNGSHLQDQSVESRHLAEQSVSPSHLAFVPVRSVSGQPSVQQFGMVPFQIGEGELQIEVPIVFKEPYQSHHYVIVAMCNHPDFYVVLKTQREDMAFLEVVRRQAGAEGFGFVSWIAVGSEPGDKEEYSF; translated from the coding sequence TTGAAAAAGAAGGATAGCAAACGATCCGATAGAGCAGGCAAACGCCGCTACTATATGGATAACCCCAATTTTCATGAGCTGGAAATGATTAATGAAAAAAAAGCAAGTCCAAGTATGGCAAAACGGGATGCAAATATTCAAATCCGTTCGATTGTCGCGGAGCAAATTCAGGAGACCGAAGTCGCCGCACAGTCTGAGGAGGGGAATAAGGAAGATCTGGATATAAAAAGCGAAGGCATTGGAGAAACCGCAGCCGAAGGGGCTAATGAGGCTCTTGAGCAGGAAGAAAAGGGCTATATTCGTCCGACGCTGGAGGATGTGGAACAAATCATCGCCGAGAAGCAGCTGCCGGATTCGGCACAGCCATTTATCTATACGGAAGATTTGAGCGATGGAGCCGTCGTTACATCAAAGATTGCCCTGCGTGCCGTTGACTCCGCCCGGCTTATGCCAGGTGCAGTGGATGGGGAAGCTATTGCCGATTATGCCGTTACTCATATCCATTTAGCGGATGGAGCCGTTACTGCCTCAAAGATTGCTCCATTATCGATCACGGAAGAACATCTGGCCAATCATGCATTCAGCGGAAACAAGATCCGGGATTTCTCTATTGGCGGGGAAAAACTTCGCGAAGGCAGCATTTCGTCTGACAAACTGCAGGATAAAGCCATCGCATCGGACAAAATTGCCGACGGATCAATCCATTCACGCCATCTGGCGGGGCTTGTAATCTCAAGCGAATTGATTCAGGAACAGGCTGTGATTGACAGGAAAATTGCCAGCGCAAGCATCCGCACCCATCATCTTGTCAATGAAGCGATTGATACGTCAAAGCTTGCGGATGGAGCCGTGACCGCATCAAAGATTCGTGACGGAGGAATAACCGGAACCAAGATTATGAAAGGCTCGCTTGAAGGCATTCATTTGCGCGAGCAATCGCTGACGGGGGATTTGCTGGCAGACGGAGCTATTGGAAGCGAGCAAATTGCGGAAGGGAGCATTGGCGCGTCCCACTTGTCGGACGGCTCTGTGATAAGCAGCCATCTTCGGAAGGGAGCCGTAACCTCAGACAAAATAGCGCCATCAGCGGTGACGGGCATTCATGTTGGCGAAGGAGCCATCAGAGGCAGCCATATCGGCGCTGGCGAAATCACCGCAAGCCACATCGCGGAACGCAGTATCGGCTCAGGCAAGCTTGAGGAGCTTTCCATCGGTACGGCCCATATCCTGGAGCAGAGCATCACGTCGTCCAAAATTGCCGACCAGAGTATTTTGCCGAGCAAAATTGCCAATGAAGCAGTGCAAAACCGGCATCTCACACAGGGGGCGATACAGGAGCCTCAGATTGCCCCGGATGCAGTAACCGGCAGGCACATCAGGCATGGAGAAATTCGCGGGGAGCACTTGGCCAAGGAAAGTGTGGAATCATCGCATTTACGGCAATCATCCATTCTGGAGAGCCATATCGGTCAACATGCCGTGAAGGGAAAGCATATTGCCAACGAAGCAGTAGGAGTTTATCAGCTGCAGCCCGGTTCCGTGACGGTCGAGAAGCTGGCAAACGCGAGCGTGACCGGCGAAAAGCTTGCATCCGGCTCTGTCGGAGGAGATGCGCTTGCGGTTGAAGGAGTCGGCGGGGAACATATCCGGATAGCTGCTGTTGGCAAGCGCCATTTGGCGGCGCTTAGCGTAGATTCGGACACAATTATGGATGAGGCTGTTTCGACCCGTCATATCAGCAAGGGAGCCATTACAGCCAAGCATCTGCAGCCGGGAGCTGTCGGGGCGGAAATTCTTAGCAAGGAATCGGTAACTTCGGATCATATAGCTGCAGGCAGCATACAGTCGAAACATTTGAACCGGCTCATTGTGACGCCTGTCCACCTGGAAGATTATGCCGTGACATCGCCGAAGTTGTCACCCGAAAGCGTAGCAACGGATAAAATTCAGGATATGGCTGTTACTAGCAGCAAGTTGGCGGACGGCAGCGTCTCATCTTCCAAAATTGCCAAGGGTGCGGTCGGAAGGGAACATGTCGCTGAGGGAGCAATACAATCTTCCGCTATCGAAGATGGAGCGGTTGGTTTCCGCCATTTGGCGCCCCAATCCGTGGGCGCAAGGCAGCTGCAGCCGGGAGTCGTGGAGGAGTGCCATCTGGCAGCAGAATCGGTGAATTCCGAAGCGATCAAGGATGGCTCGATCACGGCGCTTCATTTGGCCGTGGAAGCGGTGGGGAGCATTAATCTGCAGCAGAATTCCGTACAATCCGTACACATTCATGAAAAAAGCGTCCAGCAAAAACACATCGCAACTGAAGCCGTCGCTCAGCGCCATCTTGCGCCTCAATCGGTAGGCGCCGAGCAACTGCAGCCGGGAACCGTGGAAGAATGCCATCTCCGGAAGGGGGCCGTAACCTCAGATAAAATAGCGCCATCAGCAGTAACGGGCATTCATTTTGCCGAAGGAACCATTAAAGGCAGCCATATCGGTACGGGGGAAATTACCGCAAATCACATCGCGGAACGCAGTATCGGCTCAGGCAAGCTGGAGGAGCTTTCCATCGGTACAGCTCATATCCTGGAGCAAAGCATCACATCATCCAAAATTGCCGACCAGAGTATTTTGGCGGGAAAACTTGCCGACGAAGCGGTTCAAAACCGCCATCTCACACAGGGGGCGATACAAGAACCTCAGATTGCCCCGGGTGCAGTAACCGGCAAGCATATCCGGTATGGAGAGATTTGCGGGGAGCATCTGGCCGAGGAAAGTGTGGAATCATCGCATTTACGGCAATCATCCATTCTGGAGGATCACATCGGTCAACATGCCGTGCATGAAAAGCATATTGCCAATGAAGCAGTAGGGGCTAACCAGCTGCAGCCCGGTTCCGTGACAGCCGAGAAGCTGGCGGATGCGAGTGTAACCGTTGAAAAGCTGGCAAATGGAAGCATAACGGGCGAAAAGCTTGCCCCCGGCTCTATCGGAGGAGACGCGCTTGCGCTTGAAGGAGTCGGAGGGGAACATATCCGGGCAGCTGCTGTCGGCAAACATCATTTGGCGGCGCTTAGCGTAGATTCGGACGCAATGATGGATGAGGCTGTTTCAACCCGTCATATCAGCAAAGGAGCCATCACAGCCGATCATCTGCAGCCGGATTCCATACAATCCGTACACCTTCATGAAAAAAGCGTCGAGCAAAAACACATCGCAACTGGAGCGGTCGTTCAGCAGCATCTTGCGCCTCAATCGGTAGGGGCCGAACAACTGCAGCCGGGAATTGTGGAAGAATCTCATCTCCGGAATGGGGCCGTAACCTCAGACAAAATAGCGCCATCAGCGGTAACGGGCATTCATTTTGCCGAAGGAACCATCAGAGGAAGCCATATCGGGGCCGGCGAAATCACCGCAAGCCACATCGCGGAACGCAGTGTCGGCTCAGGCAAGCTGGAGGAGCTTTCCATCGGCACAGCCCATATCCTGGAACAGAGCATCACATCATCCAAAATTGCCCAAGGGGCGATCGGAAGGGAACATGTCGCTGAGGGAGCAGTACATGCATTGGCTATCGAAGATGGGGCAGTTGGTTTCCGTCATTTGGCGCCCCAATCCGTAGGAACGGAGCAGCTGCAGGCGGGAGTCGTAGAGGAGCGGCATCTGGCTGCGGGTTCGGTGAATTCCGAAGCGATCAAGGATGGCTCGATCACGGCGCTTCATCTGGCCGTGGAAGCGGTGGGCGGCATAAACCTGCAGCAGGATTCCGTACGATCCCTACACCTTCATGAAAAAAGCGTCCAGCAAAGACACATCGCTTCTTCTGCCATCGTACAGCGCCATCTTGCGCCTCAATCGGTAGGCACAGAGCAATTGCAGCCGGGAAGCATCGAAGCGGAGCATCTTACAGAGGGGGCCGTATATGGAGAAGCGATTCAGGACGGCGCCGTCACGCACGAGAAGCTCGGACTTGAGTCCGTCGGAAGCGGGCAGCTTATACCGGAGTCTATTGCAGCCTATCATCTCCAAGGAGGCGCTGTTCAGGAACATCATTTGGCTGATGATTCCGTAAATGGGAACCATTTGGCAGCGGAATCCGTTGGCAGCCATCATCTGCAGGCCGAAAGCATTACGGAGCAGCATTTGACTGTTGGGGCTGTTTCAGGCGAAGCCCTTCAGAAAGAAGCGGTGACGGCGGATAAGATCGCGCCAAATTCTATCGGAAATGGACATATACAACCGCAATCCGTATCATCGACGCAATTGCAGGAAAGAGCTGTACAAAAATGCCATATCGCTCCCGGAGCGATTGATTACAGGCATTTGGCAGCCGAATCGGTGGGAGAAACCCAACTGCAGCCAGGCATTATCGGGGAGCAGCATTTGACCTGCGGAGCGGTGAATACGGAAGTATTGGGAGACGGGGCAGTTACGGCTGAGAAACTGGCTGAATCCTCAGTCGGAAGCGCCCATATCCAGTCCGGTTCCATCATGGCCCGCCATCTTGCTCCTGGAACCATTCAAGGTGAGTCGCTCCGCGACGGTACCATCATTGCGGCCAAAATAGCTCCCGGCGCGATCGGCAGCAGCCATATTCAACCGGAATCGATCCGTCCGCTGCATCTACAGGCTGAATCCATTCAAGAATGGCATTTGCAGAAGGACTCGGTCAATGGCTCCCATCTTCAAGATCAGTCTGTTGAAAGCAGACATCTTGCGGAACAGTCGGTATCCCCATCTCATCTTGCCTTTGTTCCAGTCCGGAGCGTTTCCGGTCAGCCGAGTGTTCAGCAATTCGGGATGGTTCCATTCCAAATCGGCGAAGGGGAATTGCAGATCGAGGTTCCAATCGTGTTTAAGGAACCCTATCAAAGCCATCATTACGTGATCGTTGCCATGTGCAATCACCCCGATTTTTACGTGGTATTGAAAACTCAACGGGAGGATATGGCATTTCTTGAAGTGGTCCGCCGTCAGGCCGGAGCCGAAGGATTCGGGTTCGTTTCCTGGATTGCCGTCGGATCGGAACCAGGAGATAAGGAAGAATACTCATTCTAA
- the asd gene encoding archaetidylserine decarboxylase (Phosphatidylserine decarboxylase is synthesized as a single chain precursor. Generation of the pyruvoyl active site from a Ser is coupled to cleavage of a Gly-Ser bond between the larger (beta) and smaller (alpha chains). It is an integral membrane protein.), translating to MAKRILRLMTELSSRKWLSAIMGRFSHSRLSKRTIPIFIKSYQIPAHEAEKEIHEYRTLNEFFSRRLKPGMRPVAEGPNVLTSPVDARITAMGEISSGTILNVKGQDYSVEELLNFSPHLELYKHGYAFVLYLSPTDYHRIHSPITGVRTESEHIKGRAYPVNEFGMTHMKSVLCRNERLITYIAGEYGEVAVVKVGAMNVSSIRYNDESVSRWTNGDDLAYFEFGSTVVLLIQDGIFTPFPDLKKGDQVRMGQLLGTLHAPAPRK from the coding sequence ATGGCAAAAAGAATATTAAGGCTTATGACGGAGCTTTCGTCAAGAAAATGGCTGTCTGCAATAATGGGGCGCTTTTCGCACAGCAGACTCAGCAAGAGAACTATTCCTATTTTCATAAAAAGCTATCAGATTCCCGCTCATGAAGCCGAAAAAGAGATACATGAATACCGGACTCTAAACGAGTTTTTCTCCCGCCGGCTGAAACCGGGCATGCGCCCCGTCGCGGAAGGCCCGAACGTGCTGACAAGCCCTGTGGATGCCCGAATTACGGCGATGGGCGAAATCAGCTCGGGAACGATTCTGAATGTAAAAGGTCAGGATTATTCCGTTGAGGAGTTGCTGAATTTCTCCCCTCACCTGGAATTGTACAAGCATGGTTACGCCTTCGTGTTGTACCTGAGCCCTACCGATTATCACCGCATTCACTCCCCGATCACGGGCGTCCGTACGGAAAGCGAACACATCAAGGGACGTGCTTATCCGGTTAACGAATTCGGGATGACCCACATGAAGTCGGTATTATGCCGCAATGAACGGCTGATTACTTACATTGCCGGCGAATACGGCGAAGTGGCAGTCGTGAAGGTCGGAGCCATGAACGTAAGCAGTATCCGTTACAATGATGAATCCGTATCGCGCTGGACCAACGGCGACGATCTGGCCTATTTCGAATTCGGCTCCACCGTTGTGCTGCTAATCCAGGACGGCATCTTCACGCCGTTTCCCGATCTGAAAAAAGGAGACCAGGTACGGATGGGGCAGCTCCTTGGAACGCTTCACGCACCAGCCCCACGCAAATAA
- a CDS encoding ECF transporter S component, whose protein sequence is MDNALHTGKRKGLSLSDLLVTILLSLVLGVVYHFWSSVYDLFKPLFFQADELVYGVWFLAPTLAMLLIRKPGVAILAEVAAAHVEILFGSQWGLQLALYSVVQGLAAELVFAVLRYRSFRMGTAALAGAAAALGSLLVDIYYGYVLDYTLWMMLFKYALRIVSSAVLAGYLAFALARSLEATGVTQLLRPVTKKDYEALDHD, encoded by the coding sequence ATGGACAATGCATTACATACGGGAAAAAGAAAGGGGCTTTCGCTGAGCGATTTACTGGTGACGATTTTGCTGTCGCTTGTGCTTGGTGTGGTATACCATTTTTGGAGTTCGGTATACGACCTGTTCAAGCCGCTGTTTTTCCAGGCGGATGAGCTGGTGTACGGAGTTTGGTTTTTGGCGCCGACGCTTGCCATGCTGCTGATCCGTAAACCTGGGGTCGCCATATTGGCAGAGGTAGCAGCGGCCCATGTTGAAATATTATTCGGCAGCCAGTGGGGGCTTCAATTGGCGCTGTACAGCGTCGTGCAAGGTCTGGCCGCAGAGCTGGTTTTCGCCGTGCTGCGCTACCGCAGTTTCCGGATGGGAACGGCCGCGTTGGCGGGAGCGGCGGCAGCGCTAGGGTCGCTATTGGTTGATATTTATTATGGCTATGTGCTGGATTACACGCTCTGGATGATGCTGTTTAAATATGCGCTTCGAATCGTCAGCTCCGCCGTGTTGGCCGGATATTTGGCGTTTGCGCTGGCGAGGTCCCTGGAGGCTACCGGCGTTACGCAGCTTTTGCGGCCGGTGACTAAAAAGGATTACGAAGCGCTGGATCATGATTAA
- a CDS encoding energy-coupling factor transporter transmembrane component T family protein yields MMELLTPTRSTVLQQANPAVKLVVLIMLFIVTVQTRSIDFAIYQAIIYTVLLFMLGGFPVRKTLLFVLPFGLLFVSSSITMILFGKGNTLWWQWGVLRITEESFYRGLHLGFRSIAFAAEGLLFVSTTPSVKLFYALMQSFRLPPRYAYSFMASIRLLPMVWEEFLIRRQALQVRGAQMEGRGLKGLAEHIRMYAVPLLSQSIRRAHRVAVAMEAKQFNGNGPRTYYYPSKLSWKDGAAVLLLVLAPCAAYLAAVWVPWFGLPDVRYHP; encoded by the coding sequence ATGATGGAATTGTTGACGCCTACCCGCTCGACGGTTTTACAGCAAGCCAACCCTGCCGTTAAACTGGTCGTGCTCATCATGTTGTTTATTGTAACGGTGCAGACCCGAAGCATCGATTTTGCAATCTATCAGGCCATCATATATACAGTGCTGTTGTTTATGCTCGGCGGGTTTCCGGTTCGGAAAACGCTGCTGTTTGTTCTGCCTTTCGGCCTGTTGTTCGTGTCGTCTTCCATAACGATGATTCTGTTTGGCAAAGGGAATACGTTGTGGTGGCAGTGGGGTGTGCTGCGCATTACCGAGGAGAGCTTTTACAGAGGACTGCATCTGGGCTTCAGGTCGATCGCATTTGCGGCGGAAGGATTGCTTTTTGTCAGTACGACTCCTTCCGTCAAGCTTTTTTACGCGCTGATGCAAAGCTTCAGGCTCCCGCCCCGGTATGCGTACAGCTTTATGGCTTCGATCCGGCTTTTGCCGATGGTGTGGGAAGAGTTCCTGATCCGCCGGCAGGCGCTGCAGGTACGCGGGGCGCAGATGGAAGGCCGGGGGCTTAAAGGTCTTGCGGAGCATATCCGCATGTATGCCGTGCCGCTGCTCTCCCAGAGCATCCGCCGCGCCCACCGGGTGGCCGTCGCGATGGAGGCGAAGCAGTTTAACGGCAATGGCCCCCGTACTTATTACTACCCGTCAAAGCTATCATGGAAGGACGGAGCTGCCGTGCTGCTGCTTGTCTTGGCGCCATGCGCCGCCTATCTGGCTGCCGTATGGGTTCCATGGTTTGGCCTTCCAGATGTCCGCTATCATCCCTGA
- a CDS encoding SDR family oxidoreductase, with translation MKTRQDHPVALVTGSSSGFGLLICVELALRGFIVVAGIRRPEAQAGLMEAAERAGVRERIDPVQLEVTSETDAERAVSYIRGQYRRLDMLVNNAGTALGGLIEEVPAAVWPEQMETNFHGTVRVTRSALPLMRERGKGRIIQMSSISGRIGFPGYGPYAASKFALEGFSECLALEVRPFGIDVVMVEPGAYGTPIWNKGFARMNAAPNSPYRNMLDKVLAFSRKSAEQGGDPREVAGLVADIACMKRPAFRYALPRSTKWTIRAKTALPGRLFQRMMAYILDKA, from the coding sequence ATGAAAACAAGGCAGGATCATCCGGTGGCCTTGGTAACCGGCAGTTCCAGCGGGTTCGGCTTGCTTATATGCGTGGAACTGGCCCTGCGGGGATTCATCGTTGTGGCAGGAATTCGCAGGCCGGAAGCGCAGGCCGGGCTGATGGAAGCGGCCGAGCGGGCAGGGGTGCGGGAACGGATTGATCCCGTGCAGCTGGAGGTCACCAGCGAAACCGATGCGGAGCGGGCGGTGTCTTACATCCGAGGTCAATACAGGCGCCTGGACATGCTGGTCAACAACGCGGGAACCGCACTCGGCGGATTGATCGAGGAGGTGCCTGCCGCAGTTTGGCCCGAACAAATGGAGACCAATTTTCACGGAACGGTTCGTGTAACACGGTCGGCGCTTCCCTTGATGAGGGAGCGGGGAAAAGGGCGGATTATCCAGATGAGCAGCATCAGCGGCCGGATCGGTTTTCCGGGCTACGGCCCATATGCCGCCTCGAAGTTCGCTTTAGAAGGCTTCAGCGAATGTTTGGCGCTGGAAGTCCGGCCGTTTGGCATTGATGTGGTGATGGTGGAGCCGGGGGCTTATGGAACGCCGATCTGGAACAAAGGTTTCGCGCGGATGAACGCAGCGCCAAACTCCCCATATCGGAATATGTTGGATAAGGTGCTTGCCTTCTCGCGCAAAAGTGCGGAGCAAGGAGGGGATCCACGGGAAGTCGCCGGTCTGGTTGCGGATATTGCCTGCATGAAGCGCCCGGCGTTCCGGTACGCGCTGCCTCGGAGTACCAAATGGACGATTCGAGCCAAAACGGCGCTCCCGGGGCGCCTTTTTCAGAGGATGATGGCTTACATTCTCGATAAAGCATAA
- a CDS encoding YheC/YheD family protein translates to MWFSYIGILMNAAMHRGIPHGRTGPESLANYEEAARIYGLIPCFIRLQDIDMAGGQCTAYILRGKAYTLVRIPIPRVIHNRAIHLDAASQQKINLMLGQGYIIFNGFNRYGKDEIHQLLQTDPLLSPHLPETQKATSSSISEMMRQYDDLIIKPCAGSIGRGILRLHRSGTTWKLTYSSSGKSSGWKTVALRQNKLPALLQSRIAHIPYLIQERISLAEFKDSPYDLRVSVQRGISGEWGITGIYAKAASARTFVSNVAQGAKALGVDAVLRESLPHLSHDIVVSNVRMLALRVAEKLEQHLPNAADLGLDIGLSTMGKPYFIECNGRDQRYGFRKAGLTELWKGTYRQPMAYARYLLSR, encoded by the coding sequence GTGTGGTTTTCTTATATTGGAATTCTGATGAACGCCGCCATGCACCGGGGAATTCCACATGGAAGGACCGGACCGGAATCCCTCGCTAATTATGAAGAAGCTGCCCGGATATACGGGTTGATCCCATGTTTTATCCGGCTTCAGGATATTGATATGGCTGGCGGCCAATGCACCGCTTATATTTTGAGAGGAAAAGCGTATACATTAGTCCGCATACCTATCCCGCGCGTGATCCATAACCGGGCGATCCATCTGGACGCAGCATCACAGCAGAAAATCAACTTAATGCTGGGGCAGGGATATATCATTTTCAACGGTTTTAACCGCTACGGCAAAGACGAAATTCATCAGCTTCTTCAAACGGATCCCCTGCTGTCGCCCCATCTTCCGGAAACCCAAAAAGCCACATCCTCTTCCATTTCGGAAATGATGCGGCAATATGATGATCTGATTATTAAACCTTGTGCCGGAAGCATCGGCCGCGGAATATTGCGGCTTCATCGTTCCGGAACGACCTGGAAGCTCACTTATTCTTCAAGCGGCAAATCATCCGGCTGGAAGACGGTGGCGCTGCGGCAAAACAAACTGCCTGCCCTTCTTCAGAGCCGCATTGCCCATATCCCTTACCTAATTCAGGAACGCATTTCCCTTGCTGAATTCAAAGACAGTCCGTATGATCTGCGCGTATCCGTTCAGCGGGGAATCAGCGGAGAGTGGGGCATAACGGGCATTTATGCCAAGGCTGCCTCCGCACGGACTTTTGTGTCCAACGTAGCGCAGGGCGCCAAAGCGCTTGGCGTTGATGCGGTTCTGCGCGAAAGCCTTCCCCATCTTTCTCACGACATCGTCGTTTCGAATGTTCGAATGCTGGCATTGCGGGTCGCGGAAAAGCTGGAGCAGCATCTCCCCAATGCAGCCGATTTGGGTCTGGACATCGGACTTTCGACCATGGGAAAACCGTATTTTATCGAATGCAATGGACGTGATCAGCGGTACGGCTTCCGCAAAGCCGGACTGACCGAGCTGTGGAAGGGAACATACCGCCAGCCCATGGCATACGCGCGTTATTTGCTTAGCCGTTAA
- a CDS encoding ABC transporter ATP-binding protein, with protein sequence MIKHNSVLQDQAAVSVKGLRLKFPGEENFVFKDLSLSIRKGEKVLMLGPSGCGKSTLLQVLGGLVPQVIEIPMKAEEITVPDSRGYVFQDPDTQFCMPYVDEELAFVLENRAVERERMLPRMQEALARVGLDSGKLDVPVDSLSQGMKQRLALASVLLLEPEVIFLDEPSALLDPEGRKRMWQAVWDAAEGRTLVVVEHRIEEIADRMDRIILFGPEGSIIGDGSPEWIFRTFQREMQQYGIWYPGVWEEFSRSLENRQEEFAGKKPTNPAPLLALRGYTGYRGDRPLIHVKELNVYPGDFIAVTGVNGAGKSTFLLSLMGLLRFSGQYSLCGASMEETAGEGRKRKKKRRPPSDRIGYVFQNPEFQFVAETVFEEIRFSLKAEGMADEAETEAKARRFLRSFHLAGLEHRHPYQLSMGQKRRLSMAAAVVCGQPILLLDEPTFGQDARNTFAILEYCLKMKEQGTAIVMVTHEEEIVQQIATRVWEVLDGVVTERPPAEQSAEAEEMRVGT encoded by the coding sequence ATGATTAAACATAACTCTGTTCTGCAAGATCAGGCTGCCGTTTCAGTCAAAGGGCTTCGGTTGAAATTCCCGGGCGAAGAGAATTTTGTATTCAAGGACTTATCCCTCTCAATCCGAAAGGGAGAGAAGGTTCTGATGCTTGGTCCAAGCGGATGCGGCAAATCGACTCTGCTGCAGGTGCTGGGCGGACTGGTTCCGCAAGTCATTGAGATTCCGATGAAAGCGGAGGAGATTACGGTTCCGGATTCCAGAGGATACGTCTTTCAGGACCCGGATACCCAGTTCTGCATGCCGTATGTGGATGAGGAACTGGCCTTTGTGCTGGAGAACCGCGCAGTCGAGCGGGAACGAATGCTGCCGCGGATGCAGGAGGCATTAGCAAGGGTCGGATTGGATTCCGGCAAGCTGGATGTACCGGTCGACAGCCTGTCCCAGGGCATGAAGCAGCGGCTGGCACTTGCATCGGTGCTTCTGCTCGAGCCGGAGGTCATCTTTCTGGATGAACCGTCGGCGCTCCTGGATCCCGAAGGGCGGAAACGGATGTGGCAGGCGGTATGGGATGCGGCGGAAGGGCGCACCTTAGTCGTAGTGGAACATCGTATTGAAGAGATTGCGGACCGGATGGACCGGATCATCTTGTTCGGGCCTGAAGGGAGTATTATCGGCGACGGCAGTCCGGAATGGATATTCCGTACTTTTCAGAGGGAAATGCAGCAGTACGGAATTTGGTATCCCGGTGTATGGGAGGAATTCAGCCGGAGTTTGGAGAACCGCCAAGAGGAGTTCGCAGGGAAAAAACCTACGAATCCGGCCCCGCTTTTGGCCTTGCGCGGGTATACGGGGTACCGTGGGGATCGGCCGCTGATCCATGTGAAGGAACTTAACGTATATCCCGGCGATTTTATCGCGGTCACCGGCGTGAATGGAGCGGGAAAAAGCACGTTTTTGCTGAGCCTGATGGGCCTTTTGCGTTTCAGCGGGCAATACTCGTTATGCGGAGCGAGCATGGAGGAAACAGCAGGGGAGGGCAGGAAGCGCAAGAAAAAACGACGCCCGCCCTCGGACCGGATCGGATATGTATTTCAAAATCCGGAATTTCAGTTTGTTGCCGAAACGGTTTTTGAAGAAATTCGATTTTCCTTAAAAGCCGAAGGAATGGCGGACGAAGCGGAGACGGAGGCTAAGGCGCGCCGTTTTCTGCGTTCATTTCATTTGGCGGGATTGGAACATCGTCATCCGTATCAGCTCTCCATGGGGCAAAAGCGTAGACTAAGCATGGCAGCGGCGGTCGTTTGCGGCCAACCGATTCTGCTCCTGGATGAGCCGACATTCGGCCAAGATGCCCGGAACACATTTGCTATTCTTGAGTACTGTCTCAAGATGAAGGAGCAAGGGACCGCGATCGTGATGGTGACCCATGAGGAAGAAATTGTACAGCAAATCGCTACCCGAGTGTGGGAGGTGCTGGATGGCGTGGTCACGGAACGTCCGCCCGCCGAACAGTCAGCTGAAGCGGAAGAAATGCGGGTGGGAACATGA